In the Vitis vinifera cultivar Pinot Noir 40024 chromosome 2, ASM3070453v1 genome, one interval contains:
- the LOC132254884 gene encoding cytochrome P450 93A3-like: MVSYQERATTTISSYWTWWWEATSKKDLVNQAVLTILIAIFAILSWISPISGFQHLHHSFAKLADIYGPIFKLWLGNRLCIVLSSPSLAKEVARDQDIIFANRDPPVAASITSYGRLNIVWSPYGSYWLNLRKLFVTEMLSDNILDRCYAHRRYEVRKTITNVYNKIGTPMDIGKLSFQTELNVMTRSMWGDTIEGQEESLTGVSFRELANEMIGLLGKPNISDFFPVLARFDIQGVEREMKVVFHFVDQIMDHIIEQKMKLNTAKEERASNNREEKDFLQLLLDVKEQEDAEKPITRTQIKALLVNILVGGTDTTATTTEWAMAEMMSNPEIMRKAQEELAEVVGMTNIVEESHLPKLKCNNLHPTI, encoded by the exons ATGGTATCTTATCAAGAGAGGGCTACAACTACAATTTCCAGCTACTGGACATGGTGGTGGGAGGCTACTAGCAAGAAAGACCTAGTAAATCAAGCAGTTCTTACCATTCTTATTGCCATATTTGCAATCTTAAG TTGGATATCTCCCATTTCTGGGTTCCAACACCTgcatcattcatttgcaaaattgGCTGATATCTATGGTCCAATCTTCAAGCTCTGGCTTGGAAACAGGCTGTGTATAGTGTTAAGCTCACCATCCCTTGCCAAGGAAGTGGCACGAGACCAAGATATAATATTTGCTAATCGTGACCCACCAGTTGCAGCATCCATTACTTCATATGGTAGGCTGAATATTGTATGGTCTCCCTATGGCTCCTATTGGCTCAATTTGCGCAAGTTATTCGTAACAGAGATGCTAAGTGACAATATCCTTGACCGCTGCTATGCCCACAGAAGATACGAGGTTAGGAAGACGATTACAAATGTGTATAACAAGATTGGCACACCCATGGACATTGGCAAATTGTCATTTCAGACTGAACTCAATGTCATGACACGGTCTATGTGGGGCGACACCATTGAAGGCCAGGAGGAAAGTTTGACTGGAGTTTCCTTCCGCGAGTTGGCAAATGAAATGATTGGATTGTTGGGAAAGCCAAACATCTCTGATTTTTTTCCGGTGCTTGCCAGGTTTGATATACAAGGCGTGGAGCGAGAAATGAAGGTGGTCTTCCACTTTGTTGATCAGATCATGGATCACATCATCGAACAAAAGATGAAACTGAACACTGCAAAAGAAGAAAGGGCCTCTAACAACAGAGAAGAGAAGGATTTTCTGCAGCTCCTCTTGGACGTCAAGGAGCAGGAAGATGCTGAAAAACCAATCACCAGGACACAAATCAAGGCATTGTTAGTG AACATCCTGGTAGGCGGGACTGACACAACAGCAACAACAACGGAGTGGGCGATGGCAGAGATGATGAGTAATCCAGAGATAATGAGGAAAGCCCAAGAAGAGTTGGCAGAAGTTGTTGGGATGACCAACATTGTGGAAGAGTCCCACCTACCCAAACTAAAATGTAACAACCTGCAcccaaccatatag